The Pyxidicoccus sp. MSG2 DNA segment TTCTCCATAATGAGCCCGTGCGGAAGCACACGCCGGCCGGAGACTCGCGCCGTGAAGGGGGAGGAGCTCCAACCGATGAAGAAGCTGCTCGTGTTTCTCGCGGTGGTGGTGGTGGCCGTCATTGCCGGCCGGCCGTTCGTGTCCCGATACGACGAGCTGGTGCGCCTGCGCGAGGACACCTACCGTGAGTGGGCGCAGATCGACGTGCTGTTGAATCGCCGGTACGACCTGCTCCCGCGCCTGGTCGCGACGGTGAAGGGCTACGCGGGCCACGAGAAGTCCACCCTGGAAGAAGTGGCGCAGGCCTACAGCGGATACACCCGCGCCTCCACCATTCCCCAGAAGATCCAGGCGTCCTACGAGGCGGAGCGGCAGCTGCGCAGCCTCTCGCTCTTCGGACAGCTCCACCCGAACCTCAAGGCCGACACCCACTTCACCGAGATGATGCGGCAGCTCGCCGAGACGGAGGACCGGCTCGCCAACCAGCGCATGCGCTACAACACCAGCGTCTCCGCGCTGAACAAGGAGGTGAAGAGCTTCTACGGACGGCTCATGGCCCGGCTGGCGAAGGTCGAGGAGGGCACCTACTACGAGCCCCCCGCCGAGACGAAGATGGCCCCTCCGGTCCGCTTCTCGCCGGTGGCGACCACCACACTCAGCGCGGGTGAGCTGCTGCTCAAGGGGACGCTCGCGAGCGGGAAGACGCGCCACGCCATCCTCCAGTTCCCGGACGGGCGCGAGCTGGTGGTGAAGCAGGGCATGGAGGTCAAGGAAGCCTCCGCCCGCGTCAAGCACATCGGTGACTCCGAGGTCACCTTCCAGGAGACCGTCTACGACAGCTCCGGCCAGCCGCAGACGCGCGAGATCCGAATCCGTCAGTGACTCGCCGAAGCCGCTGCCCGGCAGGGACTCCCCCTGCCCCGCCGCCGGGCCGTGCTGCCGGGAAGCGGACGGGACGGGCAGCCCCGCGTCCGATGGAGCGTGGCTCCGTGGCTCGTAACCTCGCGCGTTCTCCGGGAGCCATCCTCCCGGTGCGCCGAGGAGCCACGCCATGCCGCGAGTCCTGGACCGCCGTACCGTCCTGAAGTGCCTGGCCGCCGTGGCCGCGAGCACGGCCTTCGGGTGCTCCGACGATGACGACGACGACCTCCCCATCATCGAGGATCGTACCTTCTACCCGCAGTCCGTCGCGTCCGGGGACCCGCGCCCCACCAGCGTGGTGCTCTGGACGCGAGGCATGGACCCCGGCAACGCCGACGCGGATGTGACACTCACCCTCCAGGTCGCCACGGATGAAGGCTTCACCCAGCGCGTCCTGGCGCTGACGGGCGTCACCGTCACGTCGGCGCATGACCACGTCGTCAAGGTGAAGGTGACGGGCCTGGTGCCGCGCACGACGTACTTCTACCGGTTCCTCCAGGAGAAGAACGACCGGCGCGTCGCCTCGCCCGTGGGCCGCACCCGCACCGCCCCGGACGCCGGCACGGACACACCGGTGCGCTTCGTGGTGGCCAACTGCCAGAACTACAACGGCCGCTACTACAACACCTGGCAGCGCCTGGTGCAGCTCGACGAGGACCTGGACTTCGTCGTCTTCCTCGGGGACTACGTCTACGAGACCACCCTGGAAGCGGCCCTGCCCGGGAGCACGCGCCAGGTGAGCTTCACCGAGCCGGACGGTGCCCTGCGGCTGGCCAGCTCCGCGGGCACGGTGCTCGCGGCCGCGTCGCTGTCCAACTACCGCGACCTCTACCGGACGTACCGCTCGGACCCGTTCCTCCAGCAGGTGCACGAGCGCTACCCCTTCATCGTCACCTGGGATGACCACGAGTTCTCCGACGACTCGTGGGACGCGCACGCCAACTACACCGACGGGCGCCAGGACGAGAGCGAGCCGGAGCGCCGCCGCAACGCGGAGCTGGCCTTCTTCGAGTACGTCCCGCTGGACCCCGATGATGCGCCCGAGGGCGCGGTGAACCTGGACGCGACGCAGCTCTACCCGGACTCGCACATCTGGCGCAGCTTCGACTTCGGAACAGCGCTGCGCCTCATCGTCACCGACTACCGCAGCCGGCGCCCGGACCACCTCGTCCCGGAGGACGCCTGGCCCGCTACGGTGGCAGTGGACGCGGCGACGCTGACGGCCCTGGGCGTGGCGGGGGCCTTCACGGCGGACACCTTCGCGTATGTGGACATCAACGCGCCGGAGTACGCGGAGGCGAAGGGCATCCTCCGGCTGGCGTACACGCAGCTCGCGGTGGCGGCGGGGCTGACGCAGTCGGAAGCGGAGGCCCGCGCGGCGGCCGTGGTGCAGGGCCCCGCGGCGCTCGCGTACGTCAACCCGGTGCTCGCCCAGGCGGGCCGGGCGCCCATCTCCCCCACGGACAAGCCCCGGGGCCTCGGCTTCGTCCATATCGGGAAGACGGACCTCTTCTCGCGGCTGGGTTCGCGCTACGTGGTGGTGAAGGACACCTACGACGTGTACGCGGCGGCGCGCGACATCGCCACGGGCGGCGAGGCGCAGAACGCCCTGGGCGCCGAGCAGTCCGCCTTCGTGCTGGACGCGGCGGCCGGCGCGCAGACGTGGAAGGTGCTGGTCAGCTCCGTGTCGCCCACCTCCATGGTGTGGGACTTGAGCAACAAGCCGGACGTGGAGCCCGCGACGGTGCGCAACCGCTACTACTTCGACGTGGACCAGTGGGACGGCTTCCCGCAGGAGCGGGCCCGGCTGTTGGGAGAGTTGCGCGGACGCACCTCGGACCGGACGGTCGTGGTGTCCGGGGACATCCACGCGGCCTTCGCCTCCGTGGAGGTGGGCGTGCCCGCCCTCACCGCACCGGCCATTTCCTCCGCGTCGGTGAAGGAGGAGGCCGGCGAACAGGTGGCGGCCGCGGGCTTCCCTCCTGGCTCCGCGGTGTACCGGTACGTCGTCACCGAGCAGGACGCCACCCTGCGCGAGGGCAACCCGAACATCGCCTTCGTGGACACCGACTCCCACGGCTTCACTGTGGTGGAGGTGCGCGCCGACGAGGTGCGGGCCGCCTACCACCTCATCCCCAGCGCCGAGGCGGGCACTTCCTACGCCGACCAACCAGAGGCCCTGGCCGCGCGCTTCACGCGGCGGGACTTCGTCGTGCGCGGAGGCACCATCTCCGTGGGCTGAATGCCAGCCCACGGGGTGCCCGGTACCCGGCTCTGACAATGAACGTGCTATCCTGGAAAAGCCTTACAGCTCTGAAAACGTCTTCCAGGAGGTACGCATGCAGGCGAAGCGCTTCATCGGAAGTGCACTGGTGCTCGCGGGACTGGTTGCCGGGTGCGGTGGTGCCGGAGCGGACATGCAGGAGGAGTCCACCCTCGAGTCGCGCGAGGACGCGCTCCCCACGTGTGGGGGCCGCAGTTACGCGCGGATCTTCTACAGCGAGCCGGAGATGATCAACGAGGTGGGCAGGTGGTACTGCGAGTGCACCAGCGACTATGTCTATATGTACGGCCGGGCCACGGCGTACTTCGAGTTCACGGACGTCTCCCAATGTTTCTGAGCGGAAGGGCGTGCGCGCCTTTTCCGTAGACGGAGGCCCGTCACCCCACGCGGCCCGCTTCGGTGCTCCGGCGGGCCGCGCTGTGTCCTTCAGACGCGATAGGTGCTGGCCACGACGTCCATGCGCTGCGCCACGTCGCGCAGCAATTCGGTGGCGCGCTGGGTGCTCTTCAGGCCCTGCATCGTCTCGTCCATCATCCGGGAGAGGTCCGTCACCGCGGTGAAGATCTGCGCGACGCCCGCGTTCTGCTGCGTGACGGCGGCGGCGATCTGCTGAGCGGCGTTCGCGTTGTCCTGGATGATGCTCGACAGCTCGCGAAGGCTGTCGCCGCTGGCGCGCACCTGGGACAGGCCCGACTCGGTGCGCCGCTGCCCTTCCTCGGACAGGCTCACCGTCGTCTGGATGCCCCGGCGGATGTCCTCGAGGATCTCCCGGACGCGGCCGGTGGAGTCGATGGACTGGTCCGCCAGGCTGCGAATCTCGCGCGCGACCACGCCAAAGCCCTTGCCATGCTCACCCGAGCGCACGGCTTCAATCGCCGCGTTGAGCGCCAGCATGTTGGACTGGTCCGCCAGGTCCTTCACCGTCTGGGTGATGCCGTCGATCTGCAGCGTGCGCTCGGCGAGCTCGGAGATACTCCCGGCCACGCGGCCCACCTGCTCGCGGAGTTGCTCGAAGCCCTGGAGGCTGGCGCTGACGGTGGCCTCACCCGCCTGCCCCACCTCGCGAGCGCGCGAGCTGGCACCGAGCACCGTCTGCGAGCGGTCCGCCGCCATCATCGACGTCTGCTTGATTTCCTGCGCCGTCACCTGCGTCTCCTGGAGCGCGGCGGCCTGTCGCGTCAGGTTGCGCTCCTGCTGGGAGGCGGCGCTGGTGAGCTCGGACACCGTCTCTCCCAGCACGCGCGTGCCCTGCTGCAGGCTGGCGGTGGACTCGCGCAGGTGGCTCATCATCTGCGAGAAGGCATTCGCCAGTTCGCCCACTTCGTCACGGCGCGCGGGCACCTCCACCTTCTGCGTCAGGTCTCCGTCCCGGACGATGCGGCCCACCACCTCGCTCAGCGTGGAGATGGGCCGCGTCATTCCCCGCGCCAGCAGCCACGCGGCCACGCCGGCGACGAGCAGCGCCCCCACCATGAAGGCCACTGCCACCGTGGCGGCGCGCTGGAGCGGCGCGTAGGCCTCGTCCGGGTCCACCGTGGCCACGAAGCACCAGCCGTCGCCCACGTCCTTCACCGTCTCCTGATTGATGGCCTCCTCGTGGACGACATCCGCGGGACGCGACACCCCCGCCTCGTGCGAGTCGTACAGCGTCGTCCCACTGGCGGAGAGCACCTCCAGCGCGAAGCTCTGATGCCCCCGACCCTGGGAGCGCTCCAGGGCGGAGGACACCACGGTGCCCATCTGGTCCCAGTCGAAGGCGGCCAGCAGCACGCCGATGTGCGCCCCGCTGATGGGGCTGAGCACCGGTACCGCGAGCGGCAGCACCCGGCGGCGGAACACGGGGTCCACCTCGGTGAGGGCGCGGGTGTCCAGCCGGCCCTCGCGTGCCGCGCGGAACCAGTCCGACGCGAGCACGTCCTGGGTGCGGCCGGCGAAGGCCTCGCGCAGCGCGGGCTCGCTGGCGGAGACGGCGCGGCCGTCCTCGGTGAAGAGCACCAGCCCGGAGAAGGACGGGTGGCGCTTGTGGAGCGCGGCGAGCACCGCGTCGCTCTTCTCGAAGGTGTCGAACAGCAGCGCGCCGCGGAGGATGGCGTCCTCCGACCAGCTCCGCGCGTTGGCCTCGCGCTCGGCGAGCGCCGCCTCGACCAGGTCGCGCAGGCCCTCGGCCTCCACCTTCAGCATGGCGTGAATCTGGTGCTGGAGGTTCTCCGTCGTGGAGAAGCGCAGGAAGAGGTTGACGGGCAGCAGGGCGCAGAGAATCAGCAGGGACACCGCCAGCGTGAGGCGGGTGCGCAGCTTCATTCCGTCCAGGAGTCTCATCGGGGAGTGCGGAGGCAAGGGTTCAGAGGTCCAGGAGTGAGAGGCCGACGGTGATTGCGCCGATGGTCCGCGCGCCGTCGCGCACCGGGAGGGAGACCTGGATGACGTAGGCCTGGGAGGATTCGTCGAAGAAGGGCTTCTCGCGCAGCGGCTGGCCCTTCGCGTAGGGCACCTGGAACTTGGCCTCGTCCCCCTGCCAGTAGTCGGACGTGCGCCGCGTGGAGCCCACCAGCGCGCCCTGCTCGTCCATGGCGAAGGCCTCGGCCACGATGACGCCCAGCCGCTCACGGTACCGGTTCAGGACGCGAGAGCACGCGGTGTCCAGCACCCGCTGCTTGAAGGGAGTGAGCATGGGGCTGGCGCGCCACGTCTCGTCCTGCTCGCGGATGGTGGCCAGCGGGACGTGCCGCGCATTCTGGGCGAGCACGGCCTGGATGAGCTCGGGGTCCGCCGCCATCCGCCTCAGCGTCGGCATCACCCCGTCCACCTTCTGGAGCTGCGTCGCCCCATCCGCCGGGAGTTGCGCCAGCATCAACACCGCCAGACTGCTCAACCAGGCCATCCGTACTCCGCGTTCCCCCGGGTGCCAGCGCGACCGGGGCGGGGCCCCACCATGTCCCCACCTGAATGATACGGATTGTTGCACAGCCGACGTTGGAGGTTCGAAGGCGGCGGGGCGGCCTTGCCCTCCCCCACCTGTTCTGGATGGGCGCGAGTGGTGAATGATGGGCGCATGACTGCCACCTCCGTCCCGGTCGACCTCCAGCGGGCCGCCCGCCTGGCCATCGTCGTCGCCGCGCTGGGCTACTTCGTCGACATCTACGACATGGTCATCTTCAGCGTGGTCCGCGCGCAGAGCCTGGAGGCCATCGGCGTGCCGGCGGCCGAGCGGATGAGCGCGGGCGTCCGCCTGCTCAACATGCAGATGCTGGGCATGCTGGCTGGAGGCATCCTCTGGGGCGTGCTGGGAGACAAGCGCGGGCGGCTGTCCGTGCTGTTCGGCTCCATCTTCCTCTACTCGGCCGCCAACTTCGCCAACGGCTTCGTGCAGACGATGGAGCAATACGCGCTGCTGCGCGTGCTGGCGGGCATCGGCCTGGCCGGCGAGCTGGGGGCCGGCATTACCCTGGTCAGCGAGTTGATGTCCAAGGAGCACCGCGGATACGGCACGACGCTGGTGGCCACCAACGGGGTGATGGGGGCCATTGCCGCCGCCCTGGTGGGCAGCCGGCTGGACTGGCGCTCGGCGTACATGGTTGGCGGTGGCCTGGGCTTCGCGCTGCTGTGCCTGCGGATGACCGTGCACGAGCCCCGCCTGTTCACCGCGCTGAAGGACCAGGCGGTGCAGCGGGGCAACTTCCTTCGGCTGCTGAAGCCGGGCCCGTCCGCGCGGCGCTACCTGTCGGTGGTGCTGGTGGGCGTGCCCATCTGGTTCGTGATTGGCGTGCTCATCACCTTCGCGCCCGAGTTCGGCAAGGCACTGGGGATGAAGGAAATCCCGCTGGCGGCGCACGCGGTGCTGATTGGCAACGTGGGCACGGTGCTGGGAGACCTGGCCAGCGGCCTGTTCAGCCAGTTCACCCGGAGCCGCAAGCGCAGCGTGGCGCTGTTCCTGGGGCTGGGGGCCCTGGCCACCGTGGCGCTCTTCACGGTGGGGAGCACGTCGCTGTGGGCCTTCTATGCGTGCTGCGGAGCGCTGGGGTTCTCCGCCGGGTACATGGCGGTGCTCGTCACCATCGCCGCGGAGCAGTTCGGCACCAACCTGCGCGCCACGGCGGCCACCACGGTGCCCAACTTCATCCGGGGCTCCACGGTGCTGCTCACCTCGGGGTTGCAGCTCGCCACGCCGTCGCTCGGGCTGAAGGGCGCGGCGCTGGTGGTGGGTGGCGCCGCGCTGGTGGCCGCCTTCGCGGCCCTGCGCGGCATCGATGAGACGTTCGGCCGCGATCTGGACTTCGTGGAGGAGTGAGCGTCAGCGCCCGGCCGCCTCCGCGAAGTGCCGTGCGAGGCGCTGGAGCAGCTCGGTGTTCTCCGCCTCGGCAGCCTTGAGCTTGGGGAGCTGGGACTTCAACTCCTGGAGGTCCTTGCCACGCCGCTGGAGGTCC contains these protein-coding regions:
- a CDS encoding pilus assembly protein PilP yields the protein MKKLLVFLAVVVVAVIAGRPFVSRYDELVRLREDTYREWAQIDVLLNRRYDLLPRLVATVKGYAGHEKSTLEEVAQAYSGYTRASTIPQKIQASYEAERQLRSLSLFGQLHPNLKADTHFTEMMRQLAETEDRLANQRMRYNTSVSALNKEVKSFYGRLMARLAKVEEGTYYEPPAETKMAPPVRFSPVATTTLSAGELLLKGTLASGKTRHAILQFPDGRELVVKQGMEVKEASARVKHIGDSEVTFQETVYDSSGQPQTREIRIRQ
- a CDS encoding alkaline phosphatase D family protein codes for the protein MPRVLDRRTVLKCLAAVAASTAFGCSDDDDDDLPIIEDRTFYPQSVASGDPRPTSVVLWTRGMDPGNADADVTLTLQVATDEGFTQRVLALTGVTVTSAHDHVVKVKVTGLVPRTTYFYRFLQEKNDRRVASPVGRTRTAPDAGTDTPVRFVVANCQNYNGRYYNTWQRLVQLDEDLDFVVFLGDYVYETTLEAALPGSTRQVSFTEPDGALRLASSAGTVLAAASLSNYRDLYRTYRSDPFLQQVHERYPFIVTWDDHEFSDDSWDAHANYTDGRQDESEPERRRNAELAFFEYVPLDPDDAPEGAVNLDATQLYPDSHIWRSFDFGTALRLIVTDYRSRRPDHLVPEDAWPATVAVDAATLTALGVAGAFTADTFAYVDINAPEYAEAKGILRLAYTQLAVAAGLTQSEAEARAAAVVQGPAALAYVNPVLAQAGRAPISPTDKPRGLGFVHIGKTDLFSRLGSRYVVVKDTYDVYAAARDIATGGEAQNALGAEQSAFVLDAAAGAQTWKVLVSSVSPTSMVWDLSNKPDVEPATVRNRYYFDVDQWDGFPQERARLLGELRGRTSDRTVVVSGDIHAAFASVEVGVPALTAPAISSASVKEEAGEQVAAAGFPPGSAVYRYVVTEQDATLREGNPNIAFVDTDSHGFTVVEVRADEVRAAYHLIPSAEAGTSYADQPEALAARFTRRDFVVRGGTISVG
- a CDS encoding methyl-accepting chemotaxis protein, giving the protein MRLLDGMKLRTRLTLAVSLLILCALLPVNLFLRFSTTENLQHQIHAMLKVEAEGLRDLVEAALAEREANARSWSEDAILRGALLFDTFEKSDAVLAALHKRHPSFSGLVLFTEDGRAVSASEPALREAFAGRTQDVLASDWFRAAREGRLDTRALTEVDPVFRRRVLPLAVPVLSPISGAHIGVLLAAFDWDQMGTVVSSALERSQGRGHQSFALEVLSASGTTLYDSHEAGVSRPADVVHEEAINQETVKDVGDGWCFVATVDPDEAYAPLQRAATVAVAFMVGALLVAGVAAWLLARGMTRPISTLSEVVGRIVRDGDLTQKVEVPARRDEVGELANAFSQMMSHLRESTASLQQGTRVLGETVSELTSAASQQERNLTRQAAALQETQVTAQEIKQTSMMAADRSQTVLGASSRAREVGQAGEATVSASLQGFEQLREQVGRVAGSISELAERTLQIDGITQTVKDLADQSNMLALNAAIEAVRSGEHGKGFGVVAREIRSLADQSIDSTGRVREILEDIRRGIQTTVSLSEEGQRRTESGLSQVRASGDSLRELSSIIQDNANAAQQIAAAVTQQNAGVAQIFTAVTDLSRMMDETMQGLKSTQRATELLRDVAQRMDVVASTYRV
- a CDS encoding PDC sensor domain-containing protein; this encodes MAWLSSLAVLMLAQLPADGATQLQKVDGVMPTLRRMAADPELIQAVLAQNARHVPLATIREQDETWRASPMLTPFKQRVLDTACSRVLNRYRERLGVIVAEAFAMDEQGALVGSTRRTSDYWQGDEAKFQVPYAKGQPLREKPFFDESSQAYVIQVSLPVRDGARTIGAITVGLSLLDL
- a CDS encoding MFS transporter — translated: MTATSVPVDLQRAARLAIVVAALGYFVDIYDMVIFSVVRAQSLEAIGVPAAERMSAGVRLLNMQMLGMLAGGILWGVLGDKRGRLSVLFGSIFLYSAANFANGFVQTMEQYALLRVLAGIGLAGELGAGITLVSELMSKEHRGYGTTLVATNGVMGAIAAALVGSRLDWRSAYMVGGGLGFALLCLRMTVHEPRLFTALKDQAVQRGNFLRLLKPGPSARRYLSVVLVGVPIWFVIGVLITFAPEFGKALGMKEIPLAAHAVLIGNVGTVLGDLASGLFSQFTRSRKRSVALFLGLGALATVALFTVGSTSLWAFYACCGALGFSAGYMAVLVTIAAEQFGTNLRATAATTVPNFIRGSTVLLTSGLQLATPSLGLKGAALVVGGAALVAAFAALRGIDETFGRDLDFVEE